The following coding sequences are from one Desulfosporosinus orientis DSM 765 window:
- a CDS encoding aminotransferase class I/II-fold pyridoxal phosphate-dependent enzyme, protein MKINDFKLEVFFGKHEFTAPYLLTQSDCESMSSKELLDYEPGAKEAFLNQWLGYTEVQGNPELRRIIAGLYSTLSQENILVHVGAQEPIFNFMNAVLDKGDHVISQFPIYQSLYEVANAIGCEVSKWSIEHTKNGWAMNLRELEKLIQPNTKLIVLNSPNNPTGYTFSEEEIDRIAEVAQKHGVYVFCDEVYKGIELDGIKRPWFADRYEKGISLGVMSKAYGLAGLRIGWLAIKDDELMQRLIKMKHYTSICSSGPSEFLATIALKHSHEILERNLRIIKENIKIAEVFFAKYQGLFEFSPPMAGPVAFVKMNIDIPMEEFCNTLVEESGVLLLPASVYSYAGQYFRMGFGRANFSHSLKQFEQYLQHRN, encoded by the coding sequence TTGAAAATCAATGATTTTAAACTGGAAGTCTTTTTTGGTAAACACGAATTTACGGCCCCCTATTTGTTAACCCAGTCAGACTGTGAATCAATGTCCAGCAAAGAATTATTGGATTACGAGCCGGGGGCAAAAGAAGCCTTTCTAAATCAATGGCTTGGATATACTGAAGTCCAGGGAAATCCGGAACTGCGCAGGATTATTGCTGGACTTTATTCAACTTTAAGCCAAGAAAACATCCTTGTTCATGTGGGAGCCCAAGAACCAATATTCAATTTTATGAATGCCGTACTTGACAAAGGAGATCATGTAATCAGTCAATTTCCAATTTACCAGTCATTATATGAAGTGGCTAATGCTATTGGCTGTGAAGTGTCGAAGTGGTCCATAGAACATACTAAAAATGGTTGGGCAATGAATCTGCGTGAGCTTGAGAAGCTAATCCAGCCGAATACAAAATTGATTGTCCTTAACAGTCCCAACAATCCGACGGGATATACTTTTTCGGAAGAGGAAATAGACAGGATAGCAGAGGTTGCCCAAAAACATGGGGTTTATGTATTTTGTGATGAAGTGTATAAGGGCATCGAGCTAGATGGTATTAAACGGCCCTGGTTTGCTGATCGCTATGAAAAAGGCATTTCCCTTGGGGTTATGTCAAAAGCTTATGGCTTGGCAGGCCTTCGAATTGGATGGCTGGCGATAAAGGATGATGAGCTTATGCAAAGACTGATTAAAATGAAGCATTATACCAGCATTTGCAGCAGCGGTCCTTCAGAGTTCCTGGCCACGATTGCTTTAAAGCACAGCCATGAAATATTGGAACGTAATCTTAGGATCATCAAAGAGAATATTAAAATCGCTGAAGTATTTTTCGCAAAATACCAGGGATTATTTGAGTTCTCCCCCCCAATGGCCGGGCCGGTGGCATTCGTTAAGATGAACATTGACATACCTATGGAAGAGTTCTGCAATACTTTAGTTGAAGAAAGCGGTGTTTTGTTACTGCCTGCATCCGTCTACTCGTATGCAGGGCAATATTTCCGAATGGGCTTTGGGAGAGCAAACTTTTCCCATAGTCTAAAGCAATTTGAACAGTACTTACAACACAGAAATTGA
- a CDS encoding MerR family transcriptional regulator — MLKNNSGIRVFTEYDVNMIRMICCLKNTGMQIKSIKKYIDFCMEGAGTIDSRKKMLREHRKEILNRIDTLNENLKLIDSKIEAYDSRNSAQIVNEQLKKLTMRNMRMAYYEYPDLYLTKKA, encoded by the coding sequence GTGTTAAAAAACAACTCAGGAATTCGTGTGTTTACGGAGTACGATGTTAATATGATTAGGATGATTTGTTGTCTGAAGAATACAGGAATGCAAATTAAGAGCATCAAAAAATACATTGATTTTTGTATGGAAGGTGCCGGCACAATAGATTCGCGAAAAAAAATGCTGCGGGAACACCGAAAAGAGATCCTAAACCGTATAGATACCCTCAATGAAAATCTCAAACTCATAGATTCTAAAATCGAAGCCTACGATTCTCGTAACTCAGCCCAAATTGTTAATGAGCAGCTTAAAAAATTAACGATGAGAAATATGAGAATGGCTTACTATGAATATCCGGATCTTTATCTTACTAAAAAAGCATAA
- a CDS encoding acyl-CoA thioesterase/bile acid-CoA:amino acid N-acyltransferase family protein has protein sequence MKITIENQEAFVDEKVRITVSGLTPNSQLRARMKMELPWCSGEEFSSYAVFEVGETGEVDFDQAEPVAGTYKARTSMGLIYSLRLSKSAGKNIAENISIEKPIRINLGLEASSEQKEIQLIRYFAAKNLIIKPVSDGFTGQLFYRENSCDKTILMLGGSDGQMESLALIAGPLASRGFNVLSVPYFGVEGLPEKLEEVPLEYFEKIFHWLETNAITKAEEIYLHGTSKGGELALLLASRYPRIKKVAAVEPHAYCFQALDGLMSGKNVSSWSYQGKSIPFIEVDNNIFFEDQKKAVGAGMPFGFAGTYQKSLERAGNKEEARIKIENSEADILLICGEKDNIWNSYDACSELLQVLKRHNYRHSVQLLSYENMGHPMPVPFVIPLSLTLEMPVNGGLFSSGGTVEGNARGQYESFRKTIEFFN, from the coding sequence ATGAAAATTACTATTGAGAACCAAGAAGCATTTGTTGATGAAAAAGTACGTATCACAGTTTCCGGGTTAACTCCGAACAGTCAGCTGAGGGCGAGGATGAAAATGGAACTGCCGTGGTGCAGCGGCGAGGAATTTTCATCCTATGCTGTTTTTGAGGTGGGAGAAACAGGTGAAGTAGACTTTGACCAAGCTGAACCGGTAGCGGGTACCTATAAAGCCCGGACTAGTATGGGCCTCATTTATTCTCTGAGGCTGTCAAAGTCAGCCGGGAAGAATATAGCAGAAAACATCAGCATTGAAAAGCCCATCCGCATAAATTTGGGGTTGGAAGCTTCTTCGGAACAGAAAGAAATTCAGCTAATAAGATACTTCGCGGCAAAAAATCTTATCATAAAGCCGGTTAGCGACGGTTTTACCGGGCAGCTGTTCTACCGGGAAAATTCCTGTGACAAAACGATTTTGATGCTCGGCGGGTCGGATGGACAGATGGAAAGCCTCGCTTTAATAGCTGGTCCCCTTGCCTCCAGAGGCTTCAATGTCCTATCTGTACCTTATTTCGGCGTTGAAGGATTGCCGGAAAAATTAGAAGAAGTCCCGTTAGAATACTTTGAAAAAATATTTCACTGGCTGGAAACAAATGCAATTACCAAAGCGGAAGAAATTTACCTCCACGGAACATCGAAAGGCGGCGAATTAGCGCTTTTGCTGGCCTCGCGTTATCCTCGGATTAAAAAAGTAGCCGCGGTGGAACCGCACGCTTATTGCTTTCAGGCATTAGACGGATTGATGAGCGGCAAAAATGTTTCTTCCTGGTCCTATCAGGGAAAATCCATTCCTTTTATCGAAGTAGATAACAATATCTTCTTTGAAGATCAGAAAAAAGCCGTTGGTGCAGGAATGCCCTTTGGGTTTGCCGGTACCTATCAAAAAAGCCTTGAAAGAGCAGGCAACAAAGAAGAAGCCAGAATAAAAATTGAGAATTCAGAAGCCGACATTCTGCTAATCTGCGGAGAAAAGGATAACATCTGGAACAGTTACGATGCCTGTTCCGAACTATTGCAAGTTCTGAAGCGTCACAATTACAGGCATTCTGTGCAGCTCTTGTCCTACGAAAACATGGGGCATCCTATGCCCGTTCCTTTTGTGATTCCCCTTAGTCTTACTCTGGAAATGCCGGTGAATGGCGGTCTGTTTTCTTCCGGCGGAACGGTTGAGGGAAATGCAAGGGGACAGTACGAATCGTTTCGGAAAACTATCGAGTTTTTTAATTAA
- a CDS encoding MarR family winged helix-turn-helix transcriptional regulator: protein MDYDKELHLLHLMQQVYSSLISASNKLQTTGDKYCVPLTSRQYMTVLAMLHLPEEETTIVNIANKLGATKQNVTQLVGSLAKKGLVEIVPSKRDKRAVNVRLTDFGLETMVNCGSNMSIDFMADIFRGFDEKELETLWNLLGKLYRFDGTEMEGFEADVKVPNTFSDEEVRLAIERFSLKRRN from the coding sequence GTGGATTATGATAAGGAATTGCATCTGTTACATTTAATGCAGCAAGTTTATTCCAGCTTGATTTCCGCTTCCAATAAACTCCAGACAACGGGAGACAAATACTGTGTTCCCTTGACTTCCAGGCAGTACATGACAGTACTGGCCATGCTTCATTTGCCCGAAGAAGAAACTACGATTGTCAATATTGCCAATAAACTAGGGGCTACTAAGCAAAACGTTACGCAATTGGTTGGAAGCCTTGCCAAGAAAGGCCTCGTTGAGATCGTTCCCAGTAAAAGGGACAAAAGAGCAGTCAATGTACGTCTGACGGATTTTGGTCTTGAAACGATGGTGAATTGCGGAAGCAATATGTCCATTGATTTTATGGCGGATATTTTCAGGGGATTTGACGAGAAAGAGCTGGAAACATTATGGAATTTGCTTGGCAAATTGTATCGTTTCGACGGTACAGAGATGGAGGGCTTTGAAGCCGATGTTAAAGTTCCAAATACGTTCAGTGATGAAGAAGTTCGGCTTGCCATTGAACGATTCTCACTAAAGCGAAGAAATTAA
- a CDS encoding flavodoxin family protein, with protein sequence MKIAIVYFSTTGNTQKVADLIAEGAMKVENVDVKSMSVEEIDNEFLTEAKAVIFGSPTIAGTFAWQLKQWLDTSKNVGGKLGAVFATANYVGGGAEVAEIAMIAEMLVKGMLVYSSGVAEGQPFIHYGPVCIKDGDDGQKERAKIFGERIARKAAELFN encoded by the coding sequence ATGAAAATAGCAATTGTGTATTTTAGCACGACCGGTAATACCCAAAAAGTTGCAGATCTTATAGCTGAAGGTGCGATGAAAGTTGAAAACGTCGATGTCAAAAGTATGTCTGTGGAAGAAATCGACAATGAATTCTTGACTGAAGCCAAAGCGGTTATCTTTGGGTCGCCTACGATTGCGGGAACCTTTGCCTGGCAATTAAAGCAATGGTTAGATACCTCTAAAAATGTCGGCGGAAAACTTGGAGCTGTTTTTGCTACAGCAAATTATGTTGGCGGCGGCGCAGAGGTGGCAGAAATCGCAATGATTGCCGAGATGTTGGTAAAAGGCATGTTGGTATACTCTTCAGGCGTTGCTGAGGGACAGCCTTTCATTCATTATGGACCTGTATGCATTAAAGATGGGGATGACGGACAAAAAGAGCGGGCCAAAATATTTGGGGAACGGATTGCCAGAAAGGCCGCAGAATTGTTCAACTAA
- the atoD gene encoding acetate CoA-transferase subunit alpha: protein MNKLKDIDEAIGYIKDGMVVMIGGFMGVGTPEIFIDAILEKGIKDLTIIANDTGLPHRGIGKLVVNKRVKKVIASHIGLNPETGRQMNNQELIVELVPQGTLAEQIRCGGSGIGGFLTETGVGTIVEEGKRKIAVNKTEYLLELPLKADVALIRGSVVDKQGNVFYNASTRNFNPLIAAAADLVLVAAEKIVEVGELDPNQVMTPGIFVDYIVGGEK from the coding sequence ATGAATAAGCTCAAAGATATTGATGAAGCAATTGGATATATAAAAGATGGCATGGTTGTCATGATCGGCGGCTTCATGGGAGTTGGAACTCCGGAAATTTTTATTGATGCAATCCTGGAAAAAGGCATAAAAGACCTGACGATTATTGCCAATGATACAGGACTTCCCCACCGGGGGATTGGCAAGCTTGTAGTTAATAAAAGGGTCAAAAAAGTTATAGCATCTCATATAGGTCTTAATCCGGAGACCGGTCGACAAATGAACAATCAAGAATTAATCGTCGAGTTAGTGCCCCAAGGCACATTGGCAGAGCAAATTAGATGCGGGGGTTCGGGAATTGGCGGCTTTTTAACAGAAACAGGGGTTGGCACGATTGTGGAAGAAGGAAAGCGAAAAATTGCCGTCAACAAGACAGAATATCTTTTGGAATTACCCTTAAAAGCAGATGTGGCCTTAATAAGAGGATCTGTCGTCGATAAACAGGGGAATGTTTTTTATAACGCCTCAACAAGAAATTTCAATCCATTGATAGCAGCAGCTGCCGACTTAGTGTTAGTAGCTGCTGAAAAAATTGTTGAAGTTGGGGAACTGGACCCCAACCAAGTCATGACACCGGGAATATTTGTTGATTATATAGTGGGAGGTGAAAAGTAG
- a CDS encoding 3-oxoacid CoA-transferase subunit B: MEVKNEREFIARRIARELKDGDVVNLGIGLPTRVANYIPEGVNVILQSENGFVGLGSEPKEGEINKDIVNAGGQPVTIKKGAAFFDSAASFGIIRGGHVDVTVLGALEVDQKGNLANFMVPGKMVPGMGGAMDLVSGAKKVIIATTHTDKGAPKILKKCKLPLTAVGKVSCIVTELAFIEVTPRGLVLQEIAPGVTLEDILRGTEADLTISDNLKIMSV, from the coding sequence GTGGAGGTTAAGAATGAAAGAGAATTCATTGCCAGGAGAATTGCCAGGGAGTTAAAGGACGGAGACGTAGTCAATTTAGGGATAGGACTACCAACCAGGGTTGCTAACTATATACCTGAAGGTGTTAATGTCATACTTCAATCCGAAAATGGCTTTGTGGGTTTAGGTTCAGAACCTAAAGAAGGGGAAATCAATAAAGACATTGTCAATGCAGGGGGACAGCCTGTAACCATAAAAAAGGGAGCTGCATTTTTTGACAGCGCTGCGTCTTTTGGAATAATCAGAGGCGGGCATGTCGATGTTACGGTTTTAGGGGCTTTAGAAGTAGACCAAAAGGGGAATTTGGCAAACTTTATGGTGCCGGGAAAAATGGTTCCAGGAATGGGCGGTGCCATGGATTTGGTAAGCGGGGCAAAGAAAGTTATTATTGCCACGACCCATACGGATAAGGGAGCACCTAAAATTCTTAAGAAATGCAAATTACCCCTGACGGCTGTAGGAAAAGTAAGCTGTATAGTTACAGAATTAGCATTTATAGAAGTTACACCAAGGGGTCTTGTCTTACAGGAAATTGCACCGGGTGTAACTTTAGAGGATATTCTCAGAGGAACTGAGGCCGATCTTACCATTAGTGATAACTTAAAGATCATGTCGGTTTAA
- a CDS encoding 3-hydroxyacyl-CoA dehydrogenase family protein, whose translation MMIEKIAVIGAGTMGHSIASAFALYGYSVNLFDTYEDQLKNVKGMMEKELAELVEGQLIDRAEVEKTLAGITLFTDLEAATEDRDYVIEAIPEKIDLKRELFANLDRFAPKHAILASNTSSLTLDDMMEAVTDERKKRMIINHWYNPGLLMPLVELSFFGNMPEDIYREVEELYKSIKKQTVKVLKPVPGLVANRIQQGVAREVFSLIQQGVAEPAEVDKALKFGPAFRYATTGQLEVADLGGLDIWCIVGDNLLKEMDNSTCASPILREKVEQGKLGVKSGSGFYDYNSEEIEKIKKEFSQRLIHQLKASEFYIK comes from the coding sequence ATGATGATAGAAAAAATTGCTGTAATCGGAGCAGGGACAATGGGGCATAGTATTGCTTCAGCGTTTGCTCTGTATGGTTATTCTGTAAATCTCTTTGATACTTATGAAGATCAGTTGAAAAATGTTAAGGGTATGATGGAAAAAGAATTGGCAGAGCTCGTTGAAGGACAGTTAATTGATCGGGCAGAAGTTGAAAAAACCTTAGCTGGGATAACCCTATTTACTGACTTAGAAGCGGCAACAGAGGACAGGGATTATGTCATTGAAGCTATACCGGAGAAAATCGATCTGAAAAGAGAGTTGTTTGCTAATTTAGACCGGTTTGCCCCAAAACACGCAATTTTAGCCAGCAATACCTCAAGCTTAACCTTAGACGACATGATGGAGGCAGTAACTGATGAACGCAAAAAGAGAATGATCATCAATCACTGGTATAATCCGGGACTTCTCATGCCCCTGGTGGAGCTGTCTTTCTTCGGGAATATGCCGGAAGATATTTATAGAGAAGTAGAAGAGCTATATAAGTCTATCAAAAAACAAACGGTTAAAGTCTTAAAGCCGGTGCCGGGATTAGTTGCGAATCGAATTCAGCAAGGTGTGGCCAGAGAAGTATTTTCACTGATTCAGCAAGGCGTCGCCGAACCAGCCGAAGTAGATAAAGCCTTAAAATTTGGCCCGGCCTTTCGCTATGCAACAACGGGTCAATTAGAAGTCGCGGATTTAGGGGGGCTGGATATCTGGTGTATCGTGGGAGACAACCTGCTGAAGGAGATGGACAACTCCACTTGTGCAAGTCCAATCCTGCGTGAAAAAGTAGAACAAGGTAAGCTGGGGGTTAAATCAGGCTCCGGCTTTTATGACTATAACTCAGAAGAAATCGAAAAAATCAAGAAGGAATTCAGTCAAAGATTAATCCATCAATTAAAGGCTTCGGAATTTTATATTAAATAG
- a CDS encoding acetyl-CoA C-acetyltransferase, producing the protein MREVVIVSAVRTAVGKYGGALKDVPAADLGVIVIKEALERANLKPELVDEVIMGNVVQAGLGQNVTRQSILKAGLPEEVPGFTLNKVCGSGLRAVSLAAQLIKAGDADIVVAGGMENMSAAPYVLPTTRWGQRMGNGTIVDAMVNDALTDAFQGYHMGITAENIAEKWGLSREMQDEFAAASQQKAEAAIKAGKFKDEIVPVLIKTKKEEIIFDTDEFPKFGTTAEGLAKLKPAFKKDGTVTAGNASGINDGAAAVVVMSAEKAAELGIKPMAKIVSYASKGLDPAIMGYGPFHATKKVLESADLKIDDIDLIEANEAFAAQSLAVARDLNFDMAKVNVNGGAIAIGHPVGCSGTRILTTLLYEMEKREAKRGLATLCIGGGMGTALIVERKRDE; encoded by the coding sequence ATGAGAGAAGTAGTGATTGTAAGTGCGGTCAGAACAGCAGTGGGCAAATATGGGGGAGCTTTAAAAGATGTTCCCGCAGCAGATCTGGGGGTTATCGTGATTAAGGAAGCCCTGGAAAGAGCTAATCTCAAACCAGAGTTGGTTGATGAAGTAATCATGGGTAACGTGGTGCAAGCTGGTCTTGGCCAAAATGTAACCAGACAATCCATCCTAAAGGCCGGTTTGCCGGAGGAGGTACCGGGCTTTACTTTAAATAAAGTCTGCGGTTCCGGACTAAGAGCCGTCAGTCTAGCGGCACAACTCATCAAAGCAGGTGATGCGGATATCGTGGTTGCCGGGGGCATGGAAAACATGTCGGCAGCACCCTATGTCCTCCCAACCACAAGGTGGGGACAAAGAATGGGCAATGGAACTATCGTCGACGCCATGGTCAACGATGCCCTTACAGATGCCTTCCAAGGCTATCACATGGGGATCACAGCAGAAAATATAGCCGAAAAATGGGGTCTTAGCCGAGAAATGCAGGATGAATTCGCAGCAGCATCCCAGCAAAAAGCCGAAGCAGCGATTAAAGCAGGTAAATTTAAGGATGAAATAGTACCTGTGCTTATAAAAACAAAAAAGGAAGAAATTATTTTTGATACTGATGAGTTTCCGAAATTCGGAACAACTGCTGAGGGCTTGGCGAAATTAAAACCAGCCTTTAAGAAAGATGGAACAGTTACAGCGGGAAATGCCTCAGGAATCAATGACGGGGCGGCAGCTGTCGTGGTTATGAGTGCCGAAAAAGCAGCAGAACTGGGCATTAAGCCCATGGCCAAGATCGTATCCTATGCTTCTAAAGGATTAGATCCGGCAATTATGGGGTATGGACCCTTCCATGCAACAAAGAAAGTTTTAGAATCCGCTGATCTGAAAATAGATGATATTGACTTGATCGAGGCCAATGAAGCCTTTGCAGCCCAAAGCTTAGCCGTCGCAAGGGATTTAAACTTTGACATGGCAAAAGTTAACGTCAATGGAGGGGCTATTGCCATAGGTCATCCCGTGGGATGTTCAGGAACAAGAATATTGACGACCTTGCTTTACGAAATGGAAAAAAGGGAGGCCAAACGAGGATTGGCAACTTTGTGCATCGGCGGAGGCATGGGGACTGCTTTAATTGTGGAAAGAAAGAGGGATGAATAA
- a CDS encoding 3-keto-5-aminohexanoate cleavage protein, producing the protein MAVNKTIITVAPTGAWPKKKDNPNIPMTPLEIAKDVYECYQAGAAICHLHMRDEEGNGTMSKAKFEETVDLIRKKCDIVINCTTSGDLKATDETRQAHLRSIRPEIASYDCGSMNWMHNSIFINHPKFLEELGMTMQECEIKPEIEIFDSGMIYNSLYYLKKGVLKAPCHYQLVLGAAGGAAATIENLVYLRGLLPEGCTWGALGIGKQHVPIMLATVAMGGHLRVGMEDNVMWSAGVPAESNAQLVKRAADIVRIAGNEVAAPADAKEILSIDRQCTFSK; encoded by the coding sequence ATGGCAGTAAATAAAACGATTATTACAGTGGCACCAACAGGTGCCTGGCCGAAGAAAAAAGACAATCCGAATATTCCTATGACACCGCTGGAAATAGCCAAGGATGTTTACGAATGTTATCAAGCTGGAGCAGCGATTTGCCATCTGCATATGAGAGATGAAGAGGGTAATGGAACGATGTCCAAAGCTAAATTTGAGGAAACCGTTGATTTAATTAGGAAGAAATGTGATATCGTTATCAACTGCACAACATCCGGGGACTTAAAGGCGACGGATGAAACCAGACAGGCTCATTTAAGAAGTATCAGACCTGAAATTGCCTCTTATGACTGTGGTTCCATGAACTGGATGCATAACAGCATATTTATTAATCATCCCAAGTTTTTGGAAGAGTTAGGCATGACCATGCAGGAGTGCGAGATAAAGCCCGAAATTGAAATATTTGATTCAGGTATGATCTACAATTCACTGTACTACTTAAAAAAAGGGGTTTTAAAAGCACCTTGTCATTATCAATTAGTCCTGGGAGCTGCCGGGGGTGCAGCTGCAACCATAGAAAATTTAGTATACCTTCGAGGATTGCTGCCGGAAGGGTGTACTTGGGGAGCCCTGGGTATAGGCAAGCAGCATGTCCCCATCATGTTAGCAACGGTTGCCATGGGGGGGCACTTAAGAGTTGGTATGGAGGATAATGTGATGTGGAGTGCAGGTGTACCGGCAGAATCAAATGCCCAATTGGTTAAACGTGCTGCCGACATCGTTAGAATAGCAGGCAACGAAGTTGCCGCCCCTGCCGATGCCAAGGAAATCCTAAGTATTGACAGACAGTGTACTTTTTCAAAATAA
- a CDS encoding sigma-54 interaction domain-containing protein has product MGENIFQIDDMLKNELKKDIDYIKVDDMTLKILNSYKNLLNNKNETIIKIKESQINAFSIGDAISDGICVVDKDGIVTAINKGYTQITGIEEHEIVGHHMQILLDKGLFSNAVSLQVLEQKKKITTLSTITGNNKKVLITGNPFFDKEGEVIQVLTVMRDLTELIRLRNNIEEMEKRNEKYLSELNYLRNMNKEDETIIGENHDIKRLIELINYVANTDITVLITGETGCGKEVFSTELHHKSNRKNLPYVKVNCAALPENLIESELFGYEKGAFTGALNKEKLGMFEVANGGTILLDEIGEMPLNLQSKLLRVLQEKEIMRIGGTKSIKLDVRVIAATNQDLSELIKQGKFREDLFYRLNVVPLKIPPLRERKDDIAILAYRFLEKFNIKYSKAKSFGSTAIKALESYSWPGNVRELENSIERLVVIDDNSYITNNDIINILGKDKISLSQVNTNLTLKEAVSVFEKELIENALKKLGSTYKAARALGVTQPTVFRKAKAYGIKLK; this is encoded by the coding sequence ATGGGTGAGAATATATTTCAAATTGACGATATGTTAAAAAATGAACTTAAGAAAGATATCGATTATATCAAAGTTGACGATATGACTTTAAAAATCCTCAATTCATATAAAAACTTACTAAACAATAAAAACGAAACTATCATTAAAATCAAGGAAAGTCAAATAAATGCCTTTAGCATTGGTGATGCCATATCCGATGGCATATGTGTGGTTGACAAAGACGGAATTGTAACAGCTATCAATAAAGGTTACACACAGATAACCGGAATCGAAGAACATGAAATTGTGGGGCACCACATGCAAATCCTCTTGGATAAAGGGCTTTTTTCCAATGCAGTTTCATTACAAGTTTTAGAGCAGAAAAAGAAAATAACAACATTGTCAACGATTACCGGAAATAATAAAAAAGTACTCATCACAGGAAATCCCTTTTTTGATAAAGAGGGGGAAGTAATTCAGGTTCTGACGGTGATGAGAGATTTAACAGAGTTGATAAGGTTAAGAAATAATATCGAAGAGATGGAAAAAAGAAATGAAAAGTATTTATCCGAGCTGAATTATCTTAGGAATATGAATAAAGAAGATGAAACTATTATTGGAGAAAATCATGATATTAAACGCTTAATCGAGTTGATTAACTATGTGGCCAATACAGATATAACGGTTTTGATAACCGGTGAAACGGGATGCGGAAAAGAAGTATTTTCTACAGAACTTCATCATAAGAGCAATAGAAAGAACTTGCCTTATGTGAAGGTGAATTGTGCCGCACTGCCTGAGAATCTAATTGAATCAGAGTTGTTTGGCTACGAAAAAGGTGCATTTACAGGTGCTTTAAATAAAGAAAAACTGGGTATGTTTGAGGTAGCAAATGGCGGGACGATCCTCTTAGATGAAATAGGAGAGATGCCCCTTAATTTACAGTCAAAATTGCTGCGAGTTCTTCAAGAGAAAGAAATAATGCGGATTGGCGGGACCAAAAGCATTAAGCTTGATGTCAGAGTTATAGCAGCTACCAATCAAGATTTGAGCGAACTGATTAAACAAGGGAAATTCAGAGAAGATCTCTTCTATCGCTTAAATGTTGTACCCTTAAAAATACCTCCCCTCAGGGAACGAAAAGATGATATTGCCATCTTAGCCTACCGGTTTTTGGAAAAGTTCAACATTAAATACAGCAAAGCTAAAAGTTTTGGCAGTACAGCCATCAAAGCCTTAGAATCCTATAGCTGGCCGGGAAATGTCAGAGAGCTGGAGAACTCCATTGAAAGGCTGGTAGTCATTGATGACAATAGTTATATTACCAATAATGATATCATCAACATTCTCGGCAAAGACAAGATTTCATTAAGCCAGGTAAATACTAATCTGACCTTAAAAGAAGCTGTCAGTGTGTTTGAAAAGGAACTCATCGAGAATGCCCTCAAAAAACTGGGCAGTACCTATAAGGCGGCACGTGCCTTGGGGGTTACCCAGCCTACCGTTTTTAGAAAAGCAAAAGCTTACGGAATCAAACTAAAATAA
- a CDS encoding cupin domain-containing protein has product MKKVELKDVIAYHAPKHFDTRTMKLHGTEETGATKFWMGMSYFLPGGGSEYSYEDSPTEKIYFVIDGEITVKSKTETFVLRKNDSLFIGPNEGREMINETNQVATVLVVISYE; this is encoded by the coding sequence GTGAAGAAAGTTGAGCTGAAAGATGTCATAGCCTATCATGCGCCCAAACATTTTGACACAAGAACAATGAAGCTCCATGGCACAGAAGAAACGGGTGCAACAAAATTTTGGATGGGAATGTCCTATTTCCTGCCGGGCGGCGGCTCTGAGTACAGCTACGAGGATTCTCCGACGGAAAAAATATACTTTGTCATCGACGGAGAAATTACGGTCAAGTCAAAAACTGAAACCTTTGTCTTACGTAAGAATGATTCACTTTTCATAGGACCCAATGAAGGCCGGGAAATGATCAATGAGACCAACCAGGTAGCCACTGTTTTAGTGGTTATCAGCTATGAATAA